One window from the genome of Pseudanabaena yagii GIHE-NHR1 encodes:
- a CDS encoding methyl-accepting chemotaxis protein, whose amino-acid sequence MMTAQYQAALHSYAEGRYEEAMQQFSELLYEDPRNPKLHIWLGATFRKAGKIEYAKVQYQQVLTLTDDPDLLDLASTSLAQIQNKLAHSAQKTESQKAIPKDLDSSHKLHDSSSQQEITQVMHPQSNAILGISRLVDNAIASNSDLAESSGDETLLASNSSILSNNNVSKPQTAIKVSNGLVPPPPAIAALLENKQQTIIPDEPASESFIFSDEPTERSTNSSAPPSITASILQDTIANLQNSNPQDKKTKKSKKKKPQVEFPPLESEVFIDAGEQGNLAEVVSNKSATSANSAIALEDMLKFSTVGQKITLWGALVATIPAVILGVTAYKVGDGLLLTKVKQGQQSEAISLAKTTENFLHRQTSDVGVLKTLLVSAEVGQNTLQNAGQNTITTNPSESNKTIKLLASLPINQQRQYKQLLTNRLNLYSQAYPQYTSIAIFSTNGELLAQSNNSKTLQTINPNLLNKAATADNVLIGNPVVDKDGTYLYAVTSVKSSVSQKVGMILQVEIPVKSLVSELSNNRNSNGGSNFYVIDNANKYIASSQPVTLAEDALTDFAMLPSLRSLPSNDLPEIVKGDRNPQILAYAPISNMQSYGMAWDIVTTIDKATAISGNQNLLLVIGIGIAATPLLVAAIAYALSRRLSNRLKDIRSALRDLSRGNTDISFGTLSVEGNDELADISLSINKMSDQFQVMMQKQEQERQRLQAQVVKMFKVLSKLAREEKQEVQEDDLSDQKIMQLGKKIRGEMVQRNAEVESYRQQKSDLQAQLMQMLKDVQALADGDLTVATKSIDGNLNNVSIFFDDVIRGLQNIVGQVKSSASQVNLSLGQNEQAIANLTSVSQRQVDTVTRSLNTVQMAKISANSITTNSQNVLKSSQMVAEKLSESDRSIDAVMTKVGELQGTVANTAKRVKHLGEVSQKIAKAISAINEIAIKTNFLAINATLEASRSGDMGNGFAMVAEEVGELAARSVAATKEVEGLLNSIQTEANAVMMAVESGSNQAAESATLAISAKDSLLQISHISQQIDELVSSISDATISQVQTSEGVANLMKDISHIAKRNLAASSEVSKFLKSTKRYSGDLQQALAQFKTR is encoded by the coding sequence ATGATGACAGCGCAGTATCAGGCGGCTCTACACTCCTATGCAGAGGGGCGGTATGAAGAGGCAATGCAGCAGTTCTCAGAATTGTTGTATGAAGATCCTCGCAATCCCAAACTGCATATTTGGTTGGGCGCAACCTTTCGTAAAGCGGGTAAAATTGAGTACGCTAAGGTGCAATATCAACAGGTATTGACCCTTACGGACGATCCTGATTTGCTTGATCTGGCTAGTACATCCCTTGCTCAAATTCAAAATAAGTTAGCTCATAGCGCTCAAAAAACTGAATCCCAAAAGGCTATCCCAAAAGATCTAGATAGCTCCCATAAATTGCATGATTCATCTTCGCAACAAGAAATCACCCAAGTCATGCATCCTCAAAGTAATGCGATATTGGGGATAAGTCGTCTAGTAGATAATGCGATCGCATCTAATTCTGATTTAGCTGAGAGTAGTGGGGATGAAACTCTATTAGCTTCTAATTCTAGTATTCTTAGTAATAACAACGTGTCTAAGCCTCAAACCGCCATCAAAGTTAGCAATGGACTAGTGCCACCACCACCTGCGATTGCCGCTCTATTGGAAAATAAGCAACAGACAATCATTCCCGACGAACCTGCCAGTGAGTCGTTTATTTTCAGTGATGAGCCAACGGAAAGGTCTACTAATTCTTCCGCACCACCATCAATAACAGCATCAATTTTGCAGGACACGATCGCTAATCTGCAAAATAGCAATCCACAAGACAAAAAGACAAAGAAGAGCAAAAAGAAAAAGCCCCAAGTTGAATTTCCACCCTTAGAATCAGAAGTATTTATAGATGCTGGTGAGCAAGGGAACCTTGCGGAGGTTGTGAGCAATAAGTCTGCAACCTCCGCAAATTCAGCGATCGCTTTGGAAGATATGCTGAAATTTTCTACAGTGGGACAAAAAATCACTTTATGGGGGGCTTTAGTTGCTACTATCCCTGCAGTTATTTTAGGGGTAACAGCCTACAAGGTCGGTGATGGTTTGTTACTCACAAAGGTCAAGCAAGGACAACAGTCGGAAGCGATCTCACTTGCTAAAACCACTGAAAATTTCTTACACAGACAAACAAGTGATGTCGGGGTACTGAAGACATTGTTGGTCTCAGCAGAGGTAGGACAAAACACCCTACAAAATGCTGGACAGAATACTATTACGACAAATCCATCGGAATCGAATAAGACAATTAAGCTATTAGCATCTTTACCGATCAACCAACAACGTCAATATAAGCAACTCTTAACTAATCGCTTAAATCTCTATAGTCAAGCCTATCCACAATATACGAGCATTGCGATATTTAGCACCAATGGAGAACTGTTAGCACAATCCAATAACTCTAAAACGCTTCAAACAATTAATCCTAATCTTCTCAATAAAGCTGCTACGGCTGACAATGTATTAATTGGGAATCCTGTGGTTGATAAGGATGGTACTTATTTATATGCAGTAACATCCGTTAAGAGTTCAGTTTCTCAAAAAGTAGGCATGATTTTACAGGTGGAAATCCCCGTAAAGTCTTTAGTAAGTGAGTTAAGCAATAATAGAAATAGTAATGGAGGTAGCAATTTCTATGTAATTGATAATGCGAACAAATATATTGCTAGTTCTCAGCCTGTTACGCTTGCCGAGGATGCATTAACAGATTTTGCAATGCTCCCGAGCTTACGTTCATTGCCATCCAATGATCTCCCAGAAATTGTAAAGGGTGACCGCAATCCCCAAATACTTGCCTATGCCCCCATTTCTAATATGCAAAGTTATGGCATGGCTTGGGATATAGTCACCACTATCGATAAAGCCACAGCCATTTCGGGGAATCAAAATCTGCTGCTGGTGATCGGTATTGGCATTGCGGCGACACCTTTGCTGGTCGCAGCGATCGCCTATGCGCTATCACGACGATTAAGTAACCGACTTAAGGATATTCGTTCAGCTTTACGCGATCTTAGCCGAGGCAATACTGATATTAGCTTTGGAACCCTCAGCGTAGAAGGAAATGATGAACTAGCTGATATTTCCTTAAGCATAAATAAAATGTCTGATCAGTTCCAAGTCATGATGCAAAAGCAAGAACAGGAACGACAAAGGCTCCAAGCGCAAGTGGTTAAAATGTTCAAGGTTTTATCTAAGCTTGCAAGGGAAGAAAAACAAGAAGTGCAAGAAGATGATTTATCCGATCAAAAAATCATGCAATTGGGTAAAAAAATTCGTGGGGAAATGGTACAACGGAATGCTGAAGTTGAGAGCTATCGTCAGCAGAAATCTGATCTGCAAGCTCAACTGATGCAAATGCTGAAGGATGTACAGGCTTTAGCTGATGGTGATTTGACTGTTGCGACCAAATCCATTGACGGCAATCTCAATAATGTCTCCATATTCTTTGATGATGTCATCCGTGGATTGCAAAACATCGTTGGGCAAGTTAAATCCTCTGCTAGTCAAGTTAACTTGTCGCTTGGGCAAAATGAACAGGCGATCGCCAATCTGACAAGTGTTTCTCAGAGACAGGTCGATACGGTGACGCGATCGCTAAATACAGTGCAAATGGCGAAGATATCCGCTAACTCCATCACAACCAACAGCCAGAATGTGCTGAAATCATCGCAAATGGTTGCGGAAAAGCTCTCTGAAAGTGATCGATCTATTGATGCAGTGATGACAAAAGTCGGGGAATTGCAAGGTACTGTCGCCAATACCGCCAAGCGAGTCAAGCACTTAGGTGAAGTCTCGCAAAAAATTGCCAAGGCAATTTCCGCAATTAATGAAATCGCTATAAAGACTAACTTTCTAGCGATTAATGCCACCCTTGAAGCCTCTCGTTCAGGAGATATGGGTAATGGATTTGCGATGGTCGCAGAAGAAGTAGGGGAACTAGCAGCACGCTCAGTAGCAGCGACCAAAGAAGTCGAAGGTTTACTGAATAGTATTCAAACTGAGGCGAATGCCGTCATGATGGCAGTTGAATCTGGTAGCAACCAAGCTGCTGAGAGCGCCACATTAGCAATCTCAGCAAAAGATAGTCTGCTGCAAATCTCTCATATTTCTCAACAAATTGATGAGTTAGTATCGTCGATTTCCGATGCCACCATTTCACAGGTACAAACCTCAGAAGGTGTTGCCAACTTAATGAAGGATATCTCACATATTGCCAAAAGGAATCTAGCGGCTTCTTCGGAAGTATCAAAGTTCCTCAAGTCAACTAAAAGATATTCTGGGGACTTACAACAAGCTTTGGCTCAATTTAAGACTCGATAA
- a CDS encoding ATP-binding response regulator: protein MTPAMIETESQQTKQIFSEEAQLYTSDLEKQISELDPSLSNFNQQIDQVLTTYSQLRESATKADFYSQSPIFTNITNRFDDAIKVLGDRSDCINQHLKELLIEVIIMLRQIINEYCFASAPNPNWLDLQNNLFTQINNSLAAKKQSYDYHPSSIITNQDNIDSNELNDQEIESLNLPFNLNDTFEGLHLFDVEDSETENFDDFLSFNQMNQSENADTFFLLQLEDLDVPQSLEQDFEESQIEPFQSSLDLNQDSSQIASEEVTHVAANQKIPAISEDFDAQLDNLINLRDQQRLPMPELLKDIFPSNNTEHLLGNEDETTLQGVNWENGEDDLDNHWHQFGALQSWAELNAHNDDRAEDLDEVETVSSQPFPFPADESKLIDIDDEIANSFFEPLPLDEDEAAFWNSLESMDSLDFLEDSQQVEELEDQAESQLSSLGNQSESQLSSLEEQYESQLSSIDQSQKESDLLWLDMIKSQDFSSSDVDTAIEESPIYQNKTIPSPDDLALVDSHHQEIEYPALSADTAIDKDLENIAPLSLNMTKEIKIDLHSSEDSDLGILKPLDTHLTNIDYHEANIRVPLNYLELWEDLSEELLVRKGNLDVYLSEMRVLSHEARKQLQVLEPQATGNQKAIATLQNTLELITGILEHTEKQSYAISHDVRNLRKNFRQVLKYPISSLVRKFPRILHDLSLEHGKQVELIVQGSEIGIDREIVTLVGETLELLLRNAFEHSIEPTSERHQQGKSLQGKIEIIATQTDDQTIIRISDDGRGFDNQTSSISYLENIAKLSNVRKKLWNVGGKISVKSHLGQGTQVTVTLPITISLLRVLLIDIDQMCLAIASRSIREVIPINEDEANVNEEPETLAWNDHIVPIVRLNSLLKLNCQRNSYQRNAPLNNQNPTFTNQTQNYRPAIAVPSYLIIQHDHNLFALQTDGCWHEQEATFHQIEGDIALPSIFSGSVILGDNQAVALINQTELVNQCLRSHPNIGVLDSQSDHDSFPDLQNNTPQLENLKSLSDFFTVNDQSNESDISEFLEQPVRSLNQTSEPENLESSGIFMSDLHDGQKRTSSQPKVLIVESSANVRRYLAMTLARSGFLTEQVQDGKAAIAFLKDRLKDKLDIDIVITDLEMPQMDGFKLLSGIRSDAELHNLPIVVLTARNNENDQKLALELGANAYFSKPYREQELVKTLQEIASR from the coding sequence ATGACTCCTGCAATGATTGAAACAGAATCACAACAAACCAAACAAATCTTTTCTGAAGAAGCCCAGCTTTATACTAGTGATCTAGAAAAGCAAATTTCAGAACTAGATCCGAGTCTATCAAATTTCAATCAACAGATTGATCAAGTACTCACTACCTATAGCCAACTTAGGGAATCTGCAACTAAGGCAGATTTTTATAGCCAAAGCCCTATTTTTACAAATATCACCAACCGCTTTGATGATGCGATCAAGGTATTAGGCGATCGCTCAGATTGTATTAATCAGCATCTTAAAGAATTACTTATAGAAGTAATCATTATGCTGCGTCAAATTATCAATGAATATTGCTTTGCCTCAGCACCAAACCCTAACTGGCTTGACTTACAAAATAATTTATTTACGCAAATAAATAATAGTTTAGCTGCCAAGAAACAGAGCTATGACTATCATCCCAGTTCCATAATTACTAACCAAGATAATATTGATAGTAATGAGCTTAATGATCAAGAAATTGAGTCATTAAATTTACCTTTTAACCTAAATGACACCTTTGAGGGTTTGCATTTATTTGATGTAGAAGATAGCGAGACTGAAAACTTCGATGATTTTCTATCTTTTAATCAAATGAATCAATCAGAAAATGCCGACACATTCTTTTTGCTGCAATTAGAGGATCTAGATGTGCCGCAATCGCTAGAACAGGATTTCGAGGAATCTCAGATAGAGCCATTTCAATCATCGTTAGATCTCAATCAAGACTCATCTCAAATTGCTAGCGAAGAAGTCACCCATGTCGCAGCCAATCAGAAAATACCAGCAATATCTGAAGATTTTGATGCTCAACTTGATAATCTGATTAATTTGAGAGACCAACAAAGATTACCAATGCCAGAATTACTTAAGGATATCTTTCCATCAAATAATACTGAGCATCTATTGGGGAATGAAGACGAGACTACACTACAGGGGGTTAACTGGGAAAATGGGGAAGATGACTTAGATAATCATTGGCACCAATTTGGAGCGTTACAGTCTTGGGCAGAGCTAAATGCCCATAATGACGATCGCGCAGAGGATCTTGACGAAGTTGAAACTGTATCAAGTCAACCTTTTCCTTTCCCTGCTGATGAAAGCAAACTTATAGACATAGACGACGAGATTGCTAATAGTTTTTTTGAGCCGTTACCATTAGATGAAGATGAAGCTGCATTTTGGAATTCTTTAGAGTCTATGGATTCTTTAGATTTTCTTGAAGACTCACAACAAGTAGAAGAATTAGAAGATCAGGCTGAATCTCAGCTCAGTAGTTTAGGAAATCAGTCTGAATCTCAACTTAGTAGTTTAGAAGAGCAGTATGAATCTCAACTTAGTAGCATTGATCAGTCACAAAAAGAGAGTGACTTACTCTGGCTAGATATGATCAAATCTCAGGATTTTTCTAGCTCAGATGTGGATACCGCCATAGAAGAATCACCCATTTATCAGAACAAAACTATACCTAGTCCTGATGATTTGGCATTAGTAGATAGTCATCATCAAGAAATTGAATATCCAGCTTTAAGTGCGGATACAGCTATTGATAAGGATCTTGAGAATATTGCGCCTTTATCGCTAAACATGACAAAGGAGATCAAGATAGACTTACATTCCTCTGAAGATTCAGATTTAGGAATTCTTAAGCCATTAGATACGCATCTGACAAATATTGATTATCACGAGGCTAATATTCGAGTTCCTCTTAATTATTTAGAACTTTGGGAAGATCTATCAGAGGAATTGTTGGTAAGAAAGGGAAACTTAGATGTTTATTTAAGTGAAATGCGTGTGTTGTCCCACGAAGCTCGAAAACAATTGCAGGTGTTAGAGCCACAAGCTACTGGCAATCAAAAGGCGATCGCAACTTTACAAAATACCTTAGAACTGATTACTGGCATCCTTGAGCATACCGAAAAGCAATCCTATGCAATTAGCCATGATGTTCGTAATTTAAGAAAAAACTTTCGACAAGTTCTTAAATACCCAATATCTAGTCTGGTAAGAAAGTTTCCACGCATCTTACATGACCTTTCCTTAGAGCATGGGAAGCAAGTTGAGTTAATTGTCCAAGGTTCGGAAATTGGCATAGATCGAGAAATTGTAACTCTAGTAGGTGAGACCCTTGAGCTATTACTTCGTAATGCTTTTGAGCATAGTATAGAACCGACTAGTGAGCGTCATCAACAAGGTAAATCATTACAAGGCAAGATTGAAATTATCGCCACTCAAACCGATGATCAAACAATTATTAGAATTAGTGATGATGGGCGAGGATTTGATAATCAGACCAGTAGCATTTCCTATTTGGAAAATATTGCAAAGTTAAGTAATGTTCGTAAGAAGTTGTGGAATGTCGGAGGGAAGATTTCCGTTAAATCACATTTAGGTCAAGGCACTCAAGTAACCGTAACTTTGCCCATTACGATTTCCTTACTTAGGGTATTGCTAATTGATATTGATCAAATGTGTTTAGCGATCGCGAGCAGAAGCATTCGCGAAGTTATACCCATCAATGAAGACGAAGCTAATGTCAATGAAGAGCCAGAAACTCTAGCATGGAATGATCACATTGTGCCTATTGTGCGTCTCAATTCTTTACTTAAGCTCAATTGTCAGCGTAATTCCTATCAGAGGAATGCACCACTTAATAATCAAAACCCAACATTCACCAATCAAACACAAAACTATAGACCTGCGATCGCTGTCCCTTCATACCTAATTATTCAGCATGATCATAATTTATTTGCACTGCAAACCGATGGTTGCTGGCATGAGCAAGAAGCGACATTTCATCAAATTGAGGGAGATATTGCCCTACCATCAATCTTTAGCGGCTCTGTAATCCTAGGAGACAATCAGGCAGTAGCTTTAATTAATCAGACAGAGTTAGTTAATCAATGCTTGCGATCGCACCCTAATATCGGTGTATTAGATTCGCAGTCTGACCATGACAGTTTTCCTGATTTACAGAATAATACCCCTCAGCTAGAGAATTTGAAAAGTCTATCGGATTTCTTCACCGTCAATGATCAATCTAACGAGTCGGATATATCAGAATTTTTGGAGCAACCAGTACGTTCTTTGAACCAAACATCTGAGCCAGAAAATCTCGAAAGCTCTGGCATTTTTATGAGTGATTTACATGATGGTCAGAAAAGAACTTCTAGCCAGCCAAAGGTACTGATCGTTGAGTCTTCAGCCAATGTGCGACGCTATCTTGCTATGACCTTAGCAAGATCAGGTTTTCTCACTGAACAGGTACAGGATGGTAAAGCCGCGATCGCATTTCTGAAGGATCGACTCAAGGACAAATTAGATATTGATATTGTGATTACAGATTTGGAGATGCCTCAAATGGATGGGTTTAAGCTCCTATCTGGTATCCGCTCCGATGCAGAATTACACAATTTACCGATTGTGGTACTCACAGCCCGCAATAATGAAAATGATCAAAAGCTCGCCTTAGAGCTGGGTGCTAATGCCTACTTCAGCAAGCCCTATCGAGAGCAAGAATTGGTTAAAACCTTACAAGAGATCGCTTCTAGGTAA
- a CDS encoding phosphoglycerate kinase: MAKKNLASLTAADLAGKKVLVRVDFNVPQDETGKITDDTRIRAALPTIKYLTDAGARVILTSHFGRPKGVTEGLRLNAVAARLSELIGKSVVKTDDCIGDAVAAQVNALNNGDVALLENVRFYPEEEKNDPEFAQKLASLADIYVNDAFGTAHRAHASTEGVTKYISTSVAGFLLDKELQYLSGAIDNPQRPLAAIVGGSKVSSKIGVIETLLDKVDVLLIGGGMIFTFYKARGLSVGKSLVEEDKLDLARALEKKAAERGVKFLLPTDVVVADNFKPDADSQTVSINAIPDGWMGLDIGPDSVKVFQDALADCKSVIWNGPMGVFEFDKFAVGTEAIAHTLADLTGKGTITIIGGGDSVAAVEKVGVAEKMSHISTGGGASLELLEGKILPGIAALNEA; the protein is encoded by the coding sequence ATGGCAAAAAAGAATCTAGCAAGCTTGACTGCTGCTGACTTGGCAGGCAAAAAGGTATTAGTCAGAGTCGATTTCAACGTTCCTCAAGACGAAACTGGCAAAATTACCGACGATACCCGTATCCGTGCAGCTTTGCCAACGATTAAGTATTTGACCGATGCTGGTGCGCGTGTCATCCTCACCAGTCACTTCGGCAGACCCAAGGGTGTTACTGAAGGTCTTCGCCTCAATGCTGTAGCTGCTCGTTTGTCAGAGTTGATCGGAAAGTCTGTAGTCAAGACCGATGACTGTATCGGTGATGCGGTCGCAGCTCAAGTTAATGCCCTCAACAATGGTGATGTGGCTTTGCTAGAAAACGTTCGTTTCTATCCTGAAGAAGAAAAGAACGATCCTGAATTTGCTCAAAAGTTAGCTTCCTTGGCTGACATCTATGTAAATGATGCTTTTGGTACTGCCCACCGCGCCCATGCTTCGACCGAAGGCGTAACCAAGTACATCAGCACCTCCGTTGCTGGCTTCTTGCTCGACAAGGAATTGCAATACCTCAGTGGTGCGATCGACAATCCTCAGCGTCCTCTCGCAGCGATCGTTGGTGGTTCCAAAGTTTCCAGCAAGATCGGCGTTATCGAAACCCTGCTCGATAAGGTTGATGTACTGCTCATCGGCGGCGGCATGATCTTCACATTCTACAAAGCTCGTGGCTTAAGTGTTGGTAAGTCTCTCGTTGAAGAAGATAAGCTAGACCTAGCTCGCGCTCTCGAAAAGAAAGCCGCAGAACGTGGTGTTAAGTTCTTACTTCCTACCGATGTAGTAGTTGCCGACAACTTCAAGCCCGATGCTGATTCTCAAACCGTCAGCATTAACGCTATTCCCGATGGTTGGATGGGCTTAGATATTGGTCCTGACTCCGTTAAGGTATTCCAAGATGCGCTTGCAGATTGCAAATCCGTAATTTGGAATGGTCCTATGGGTGTATTTGAATTTGATAAGTTTGCCGTTGGTACTGAAGCGATCGCCCATACCCTCGCAGACTTGACTGGCAAAGGCACAATCACCATCATCGGTGGTGGTGACTCCGTAGCCGCAGTTGAGAAAGTTGGCGTTGCTGAAAAGATGAGCCACATCTCCACTGGTGGTGGTGCAAGCTTAGAATTGCTCGAAGGCAAGATCCTCCCTGGTATTGCTGCTTTGAACGAAGCTTAA
- a CDS encoding COP23 domain-containing protein, which translates to MNYHLDKSSKLRPVGCLSVAIALALPWGMAALPSFAQIIPVETKPSTTTSPAPSNPPASQLPSDKPNDKAANPSDNKNARFSCQVRDGQYIVVYQPKSQPQKYFPWAAPSAMGDGWSPERRCNEISRRLESYRPDGLLEMRTSTENGYNVICATTDKNSACRIVLTVPNGQDPIATRDKVFGNLATADSGQTTTAVNTYRGRDRSLGDLTGNLGLGGIDLSSINGVLGSVLSTNRPAPTASNIRGGNIYLKPFLDPSDGGTGASLGTSNFNGGRRLNPDNFR; encoded by the coding sequence ATGAATTACCATCTTGATAAATCATCAAAATTGCGACCTGTTGGCTGCTTATCAGTAGCGATCGCCTTAGCTTTACCTTGGGGTATGGCTGCGTTGCCTAGTTTCGCCCAAATTATTCCTGTAGAAACTAAGCCTAGTACGACAACTTCGCCAGCACCTAGTAATCCACCTGCATCACAACTCCCATCAGATAAACCCAACGATAAGGCAGCAAATCCTAGCGATAACAAAAATGCCAGATTTAGCTGCCAAGTGCGCGATGGGCAATATATCGTCGTCTATCAACCTAAGAGTCAACCTCAAAAATATTTCCCTTGGGCAGCACCCAGCGCTATGGGAGATGGCTGGTCGCCTGAGCGTCGTTGTAATGAAATTAGTCGCCGCCTTGAATCCTACCGTCCCGATGGTTTGCTAGAAATGCGAACCAGCACAGAAAATGGATACAACGTTATTTGTGCCACAACTGATAAAAATTCTGCTTGTCGGATTGTCTTGACAGTGCCCAATGGTCAAGATCCGATCGCTACTCGCGATAAGGTTTTTGGTAATCTCGCCACTGCTGATAGCGGTCAAACTACTACTGCTGTTAATACTTATCGAGGACGCGATCGCTCTTTAGGTGATCTCACAGGCAACCTTGGTTTAGGTGGCATTGATCTCTCAAGCATCAATGGTGTTCTCGGATCAGTTCTATCAACGAATCGCCCTGCACCTACTGCGTCAAATATTCGTGGTGGCAATATCTACTTGAAGCCATTTCTCGATCCTAGTGATGGCGGTACTGGTGCTAGCTTAGGCACTAGCAACTTCAACGGTGGTAGAAGACTTAATCCTGATAATTTTCGCTAA
- a CDS encoding fumarylacetoacetate hydrolase family protein — protein sequence MADRYVRVKTTQGQVYYGLLELNQAVKVLSTAPWLGGEPNGELLAPDTYQLLYPCEPSKIVAVGKNYSAHAAEMGGEVPKEPIIFLKPTTTLISPDAEIALPPQSKRVEYEGELALVIGERCFNLTPNQAIAAIWGYTIANDVTARDLQRSDSQWTRGKGFDTFCPLGPWIVREINPSAMLQTFVNESKKPVQSAAIDEMVFSPDYIVSYISQIMTLLPGDIVITGTPEGVGPIQEGDRVYIEIEGIGKLQNTVILREPLPIEVDPEESEIN from the coding sequence ATGGCGGATCGTTATGTTCGCGTAAAAACTACTCAAGGACAGGTTTATTACGGACTACTAGAGTTAAATCAAGCCGTAAAGGTACTTAGTACCGCACCTTGGTTAGGAGGGGAGCCAAATGGTGAATTACTTGCTCCAGATACTTATCAGCTTTTATATCCCTGTGAGCCAAGCAAAATTGTTGCTGTTGGTAAGAATTACTCTGCCCATGCTGCGGAAATGGGCGGAGAAGTCCCTAAGGAGCCGATTATATTTTTAAAGCCGACCACTACTTTAATTTCTCCTGATGCTGAGATTGCCTTGCCGCCACAGTCTAAACGGGTGGAGTATGAAGGTGAACTAGCTTTAGTAATTGGTGAGCGTTGTTTTAACCTGACCCCCAATCAGGCGATCGCTGCTATTTGGGGCTATACGATCGCTAATGATGTCACTGCTAGAGATTTGCAAAGAAGTGATAGTCAATGGACAAGAGGCAAGGGTTTTGATACTTTCTGTCCTCTTGGTCCTTGGATTGTGCGTGAGATCAATCCATCGGCAATGCTGCAAACTTTTGTGAATGAAAGTAAAAAGCCTGTCCAGTCGGCGGCGATCGATGAAATGGTCTTTTCTCCAGATTATATTGTTTCCTACATTAGTCAGATTATGACTTTGCTACCCGGAGATATTGTGATTACGGGAACACCTGAAGGTGTGGGTCCCATTCAAGAAGGCGATCGCGTTTATATCGAAATTGAAGGTATTGGTAAGTTGCAAAACACGGTGATTCTGCGAGAGCCTTTACCAATAGAAGTAGATCCTGAAGAAAGTGAAATTAATTAG
- a CDS encoding dicarboxylate/amino acid:cation symporter — MNLSTFILLSLGIGVVFGTVLNTTFPEHIAIINQNILAPIGESFLRLIQFVVVPIVFSSLIMGLTRIQGAGQVGRYTVKLMTSYVVTSSIALCVGMGTAYLLQPGSGVTGFTVSTEINVTEAPSLVTWLVSLIPVNPLEALSTGNLLQIIFSAVFLGIGVQLAADKAKPFVEFIESIYHISEKTLSVILYAAPLGVFALMSSTIATQGLDLIAKLFLYVLGLVIASSIMLSFDMIVLLLLKANPTKFLRSLSEAIALAFGTASSNAALPVVLQNIQENYGLREEIASFAIPLGTALKRDGAAILQGFNALFVTQIYQVPLTPSLLTAIAVSSLLVSFSTPGVPGSALITMATVLSAAGLPLEAIALVAGIDRITDGLKTVVNIIGNSVNAIILSHWETEQSSEVEGLPALKS, encoded by the coding sequence ATGAATCTATCTACGTTTATTCTTCTTTCCCTTGGGATTGGTGTTGTATTTGGAACAGTACTAAATACAACCTTCCCTGAACATATTGCCATCATTAATCAAAATATTCTGGCTCCTATTGGTGAATCCTTTTTAAGATTGATTCAATTTGTCGTAGTTCCCATCGTTTTCTCTTCATTAATTATGGGATTAACGCGCATCCAAGGGGCAGGACAAGTCGGACGGTATACAGTCAAGTTAATGACGAGCTATGTTGTGACTAGCTCGATCGCTCTTTGTGTGGGTATGGGAACAGCCTACTTACTACAACCAGGGAGTGGTGTAACTGGTTTTACGGTGTCCACAGAAATTAATGTCACTGAAGCTCCTTCACTAGTAACTTGGTTAGTGAGTCTCATTCCTGTCAATCCCTTAGAAGCACTCAGCACTGGTAATCTATTACAAATCATTTTTTCGGCAGTATTCTTAGGTATTGGAGTACAACTTGCGGCGGATAAAGCAAAGCCATTTGTAGAATTTATTGAAAGTATCTATCACATCAGCGAGAAAACGCTTTCGGTTATTCTGTATGCGGCTCCTTTAGGAGTCTTTGCCTTGATGAGTTCGACGATCGCCACTCAAGGACTAGACCTCATCGCTAAATTATTTCTCTATGTTCTAGGACTAGTGATTGCCTCTTCGATCATGTTGAGTTTCGATATGATTGTACTGCTGCTGCTCAAAGCTAATCCTACTAAGTTTTTGCGTAGTCTCTCGGAGGCGATCGCCTTAGCCTTTGGCACTGCTAGCTCGAATGCTGCATTACCTGTAGTATTGCAGAATATTCAAGAGAACTATGGCTTGCGAGAAGAGATTGCCAGTTTTGCGATTCCCTTGGGAACTGCTCTCAAACGTGATGGGGCTGCTATTTTGCAGGGATTTAATGCGCTATTCGTCACGCAAATTTATCAGGTTCCTTTAACGCCTTCTCTCTTAACAGCGATCGCTGTTAGTAGTTTATTAGTTTCCTTTAGTACTCCGGGGGTTCCGGGTTCCGCATTAATTACGATGGCAACGGTACTATCAGCCGCAGGATTGCCCTTAGAAGCGATCGCACTGGTGGCGGGCATCGATCGCATTACCGATGGCTTAAAAACCGTGGTGAATATCATTGGTAATAGTGTAAATGCCATCATCCTTAGTCATTGGGAAACAGAACAAAGCTCAGAGGTTGAAGGGCTACCTGCGCTCAAAAGCTAA